In a single window of the Stigmatopora nigra isolate UIUO_SnigA chromosome 7, RoL_Snig_1.1, whole genome shotgun sequence genome:
- the myom3 gene encoding myomesin-3 isoform X1: METRTVVLHREQEDASSHMSQGLKLSSHRNKKTFTSSDEEVAYSQILPVVLPDSKSIKETLNIQKLPRHKTWEILRETRAAGESYHREKWTMFGNEAEKVEVSVIRNQRALRTRVDKMALRKVAQKKASEHLEYLDRLSRKVPDFSVPLRAHTVWEGMTVQLACVAQGCPTPKVTWYKDGEPLTKPNMPWNYGLQQAFGLNYLEIRRCSPDDAGVYKVIAKSPLGEAMTFATLVVNSYKGAMAGTDDFRILASQQDDFGTTFPPTWVTEGHSLTLNCTFTSPLLPFQQEVTWFRNGTQLLQSSDMDLNTTDSTASITLSAVYKEHEGLYTVRLKTWDGFLESSAYVYVKDAPPAEVEFPASPLLVKVSDVNKDYVFLTWQPPSADGSSPVEGYYIERCDLSQGQWVRCNANPQKECHYPVFGLKEGAQYQFRVRAVNRAGVGHPSKATEAILTEDPLQNSRTLDQIRTPLPPTNVHACELSDTYAVLSWTEPEPRGKEPLTFQVERSQEGEDSWEMASLDTVVNSPRFPAFDLVKGRQYRFRVCAVNKYGVSEPSKPSELICLGKPQGVPAPPSNITVFRDTDTSVALQWQEPQNKEGILGYYLYCSENGKQDWKVINNKPISNPRFTVDGLQTRKEYVFRIKSVSGAGNSDFSGESEPILVKAAICVPSPPSGIALLSCTGSEMVLNWRRPHFDGGDPVRGYYLDMREAGAETWQKVNLKAYEERRATVSNLTNGLWYQFRVSAANMVGVGKPSDASEAFLCEEWTMPEPGCPFDVEAREVKDRSLVLRWEAPLYEGRGPVTGYLLEISQGDQSEEWTAVNAEPVMHTHYKVSGLEPGQTYRLRVSAVNEAGRGAASLPSESVVALTLPDTKNIEVGVDNDGFIYLAYECDRVADGNEGLWNKNYTEPIDGARAQTSNEDGRSVLTFSDPSEEDLGLYTVEMKDDPSLSSSHLLTAEDLERLKELSHQVRNPLIALKSGWNVDVSETGAVRLWLQTESLSDDAELRVVFNDQEISSTPRRTISFDKAAGLVEVRMDRLSHDDEGSYTAQLRDGRARNQFTLVLVDEKFRELMAQANIKRREHERKSGPYFEDFLSWDVNEECQVIIKCKVTNTTKDSKLKWFKDGGVVTQVDYDYSSGSSALTIPQMEKKQTGSYKAVVSDARGEDVSTLALRDGEYEKLLQQLSKQCGLSAGPLRVQSTAEGFRLYCCLTYYISHLKTTWSFKGKQMEPQSRIRMGSNVHTVWMDIFNPTENDKGKYILEMFDGVEKHDRHIDLSGQGKARVPYFSYEETLL, encoded by the exons GGAGATCCTGAGGGAAACCCGAGCGGCCGGAGAATCCTACCATCGGGAAAAGTGGACAATGTTTGGAAACGAGGCGGAGAAGGTGGAAGTGTCAGTGATCCGGAACCAACGTGCACTCCGCACCCGGGTGGACAAAATGGCCCTTCGTAAAGTG GCTCAAAAGAAGGCATCCGAGCACTTGGAGTACTTAGATCGTCTAAGTCGGAAGGTGCCAGACTTCAGCGTGCCCCTGAGGGCACACACTGTCTGGGAAGGCATGACGGTACAGCTAGCCTGCGTAGCCCAGGGCTGCCCAACCCCGAAGGTCACATG GTACAAAGACGGCGAGCCGCTGACGAAGCCGAACATGCCGTGGAATTACGGCCTTCAGCAAGCGTTTGGTCTTAATTATCTTGAGATCAGACG ATGCTCTCCTGACGATGCCGGTGTGTATAAAGTGATAGCCAAGAGTCCCCTGGGTGAAGCTATGACATTTGCTACACTTGTGGTTAACT CGTATAAAGGAGCCATGGCTGGTACAGACGATTTCCGTATTCTGG CTTCGCAACAAGACGACTTTGGTACCACCTTTCCACCCACATGGGTAACAGAAGGCCACAGTTTGACCCTGAACTGTACCTTCACCTCACCCCTGCTGCCCTTCCAGCAAGAGGTCACCTGGTTCAGAAATG GGACGCAACTACTCCAATCTTCCGACATGGACTTGAACACGACGGATAGCACGGCGTCCATTACACTGAGTGCTGTCTACAAGGAGCATGAAGGTCTTTACACTGTCCGCTTGAAGACCTGGGATGGATTTTTGGAATCTAGCGCCTATGTCTATGTCAAAG ATGCACCACCGGCAGAAGTCGAATTCCCTGCATCGCCCCTATTGGTCAAAGTATCCGATGTCAACAAGGACTACGTCTTCTTGACCTGGCAACCGCCCAGTGCCGACGGATCATCGCCAGTAGAGGGGTATTACATTGAGAG GTGTGACCTCAGCCAGGGCCAATGGGTGCGTTGTAATGCTAACCCTCAGAAAGAATGTCATTACCCAGTGTTTGGGCTTAAGGAAGGCGCCCAGTACCAGTTCAGAGTTCGAGCCGTGAACCGAGCGGGAGTGGGTCACCCTTCCAAGGCGACAGAGGCAATTCTTACTGAGGACCCTCTGCAAAATTCAAGGACCCTTG ATCAGATTCGAACCCCACTCCCCCCCACCAACGTCCACGCCTGCGAGCTGAGCGACACGTATGCTGTGCTGAGCTGGACCGAGCCGGAACCCCGAGGGAAGGAGCCACTCACCTTCCAAGTGGAGCGG TCACAGGAAGGCGAGGACAGCTGGGAAATGGCTAGTCTGGATACAGTGGTCAACTCTCCCAGATTTCCTGCCTTCGATCTGGTCAAGGGAAGGCAATACCGCTTCCGAGTCTGTGCGGTCAACAAATATGGCGTCAGTGAACCGTCAAAGCCTAGTGAGCTGATTTGCTTGGGAAAACCGCAAG GTGTCCCTGCACCACCGTCCAACATAACGGTCTTCCGGGACACGGACACCTCGGTGGCGCTTCAGTGGCAGGAACCCCAAAACAAAGAGGGTATTCTGGGATATTACCTGTACTGTAGTGAAAATGGCAAACAAGACTGGAAGGTCATCAACAACAAACCTATTTCCAATCCCAG GTTTACGGTCGACGGCCTCCAGACTCGTAAGGAATACGTATTCAGGATTAAATCAGTGAGTGGAGCGGGAAACAGCGATTTTTCAGGGGAGTCGGAACCCATTCTGGTTAAAGCTGCTATTT GCGTCCCCTCGCCTCCCTCAGGCATCGCCTTGTTGTCATGCACGGGCTCAGAGATGGTTTTAAATTGGCGACGCCCACATTTCGACGGCGGCGACCCTGTACGCGGTTACTACTTGGACATGCGGGAGGCCGGCGCCGAAACTTGGCAGAAGGTCAACCTGAAGGCGTACGAAGAGAGGCGAGCCACG gtttCCAACCTGACCAACGGGCTTTGGTACCAGTTCCGCGTGTCTGCTGCCAATATGGTTGGCGTGGGGAAGCCGTCGGATGCCAGCGAGGCTTTTCTGTGTGAGGAGTGGACTATGCCAGAGCCGG GTTGTCCTTTTGACGTGGAGGCCCGCGAGGTGAAGGACCGCTCTTTAGTGCTCCGATGGGAAGCCCCGCTCTACGAAGGCCGAGGACCCGTCACGGGATACTTGTTGGAAATCAGCCAGGGCGACCAATCCGAGGAATGGACTGCTGTGAATGCCGAGCCGGTTATGCACACGCATTATaag GTTTCGGGTCTCGAACCGGGTCAAACCTACCGTCTCCGTGTGTCCGCTGTCAATGAGGCAGGAAGGGGTGCCGCATCACTCCCATCCGAGTCAGTCGTGGCACTGACCTTGCCAG ACACCAAAAACATCGAGGTTGGCGTCGACAACGACGGCTTCATCTACTTAGCGTACGAGTGTGATCGTGTCGCCGACGGCAACGAGGGGCTCTGGAATAAAAATTACACCGAGCCAATCGACGGCGCCAGAGCTCAGACGAGCAACGAAGACGGCAG GTCTGTCTTGACCTTCAGTGACCCCTCTGAAGAAGATCTGGGTCTCTACACTGTGGAGATGAAGGACGATCCCAGCTTGTCATCCAGCCATCTCCTCACTGCGGAAG ACCTTGAACGCCTCAAAGAACTCAGCCATCAAGTCAGAAATCCAC TGATCGCTCTCAAGTCGGGATGGAACGTTGACGTCTCGGAAACCGGCGCCGTACGTCTGTGGCTTCAGACGGAGAGCCTGAGCGACGATGCCGAGCTGCGTGTTGTGTTTAATGACCAAGAAATTTCCAGTACTCCG CGCCGCACGATTAGCTTCGACAAGGCCGCCGGGCTGGTGGAGGTGAGGATGGATCGTTTAAGTCACGACGACGAAGGCTCGTACACGGCCCAGCTGCGAGATGGACGCGCCAGGAATCAGTTCACTTTAGTCTTGGTGGATGAAA AATTCCGTGAATTGATGGCCCAGGCGAACATCAAACGACGCGAACACGAGAGAAAGAGCG GGCCATACTTTGAGGACTTCTTGTCGTGGGACGTTAACGAGGAATGCCAAGTGATCATAAAGTGCAAG GTGACAAACACAACTAAAGACTCCAAACTCAAGTGGTTCAAGGACGGCGGCGTAGTGACCCAGGTCGATTATGACTACTCCTCTGGATCCAGCGCACTTACCATTCCACAG atggaaaaaaagcaaacggGCTCGTACAAAGCCGTGGTGTCGGACGCCAGAGGAGAGGACGTCAGCACCTTGGCTTTGCGAGATGGAG AGTACGAAAAGCTCCTGCAACAGCTGAGCAAACAATGCG GATTGTCAGCAGGTCCGCTGAGGGTTCAGAGTACGGCAGAAGGTTTCAGGCTTTACTGCTGCCTCACATATTATATAAGCCACTTGAAGACCACCTGGAGCTTTAA AGGTAAACAAATGGAGCCTCAGTCCAGGATTAGGATGGGAAGCAACGTTCATACAGTTTGGATGGACATTTTTAACCCAACGGAGAATGACAAAGGCAAATACATCTTGGAGATGTTTGACGGTGTGGAGAAACATGACCGTCACATTGACCTGTCGGGACAAGGTAAGGCCCGAGTGCCATATTTTTCTTATGAAGAAACGTTGTtgtaa